From a single Eleginops maclovinus isolate JMC-PN-2008 ecotype Puerto Natales chromosome 18, JC_Emac_rtc_rv5, whole genome shotgun sequence genomic region:
- the LOC134880229 gene encoding gastrula zinc finger protein XlCGF26.1-like isoform X1 — protein sequence MEELTEEVMEELTEESGIEKEDRRAQNNGEAGEPVQSQRSRRKRRRVGSSRDAGVQRSPIIHLWKGRTYEDSVQPVIIKEEGLEALADQASSDSGQYREDPGQDNDDDPDYQMEPDDPDDGDPGLTTRPKRVVKPKSLRGRVRKESQNQQPLSCKFCRKTFTKLLHLKAHQVVHGTSTEKPFRCSQCGRGFSFQRSLNAHILLHTGERPHTCDVCGKGFTLKQLLRNHQRLHAEVRPFRCEQCGKSFYRAHGLKMHQMVHTGERAYDCQYCSKSFTIQGNLQRHLRIHTGEKPFRCETCGKSFNQEDTLKGHQRIHTGERPFSCETCSKCFIQKSALKMHQKTSHSGSRERSLACVACGTAVTCVDSLRKHLQTHAATIPCTCVICGRQFSSITDLRLHQQHHTVDWPHSCGLCGKSFKSSSYLKIHLKTHSGEKPFSCDTCGRMFTQHSSLKSHRVVHTGEKPFSCDTCGKCFSNTGNLNRHQRIHTGEKPFSCDTCGRSFNQGNSLKAHQQIHTGEKQFMCDKCGKSFSYLRNLKDHKCFYV from the exons ATGGAGGAGCTGAcggaggaggtgatggaggagcTGACGGAGGAAAGCGGCATAGAGAAGGAGGACAGGAGGGCTCAGAATAACGGAGAGGCAGGAGAACCTGTGCAGAGCCAGCGCTCGAGGAGGAAGCGTCGCAGAG TAGGTTCTAGCAGAGATGCTGGAGTGCAGAGGTCCCCTATAATCCACCTGTGGAAAGGCAGAACATATGAG GACAGTGTCCAACCGGTGATAATAAAGGAGGAAGGCTTGGAGGCATTGGCGGACCAGGCGTCCTCTGACTCCGGTCAGTACAGAGAAGATCCGGGCCAGGACAACGACGACGACCCAGACTACCAG ATGGAGCCAGATGATCCAGATGACGGTGACCCGGGATTAACTACCAGACCTAAACGTGTTGTTAAGCCAAAGTCCCTTCGAGGTAGAGTGAGGAAGGAGAGTCAGAACCAGCAGCCTTTGAGCTGCAAATTCTGCAGGAAGACATTCACCAAACTGCTGCACCTGAAGGCTCACCAGGTCGTCCACGGGACCAGCACTGAGAAGCCTTTCCGCTGCTCTCAGTGCGGCAGAGGCTTCTCATTCCAGCGCAGCCTCAACGCTCACATTCTGCTTCATACAG GTGAGAGACCCCACACCTGTGATGTTTGTGGGAAGGGCTTCACTCTCAAGCAGCTGCTGAGGAACCACCAGCGCCTGCACGCCGAGGTCCGGCCGTTTCGCTGCGAGCAGTGCGGTAAGAGCTTCTACCGAGCCCACGGCCTAAAGATGCATCAGATGGTCCACACGGGGGAGCGGGCCTACGACTGCCAGTACTGCAGCAAGAGCTTCACCATACAGGGAAACCTGCAGCGCCACCTGCGCATTCACACCGGGGAGAAGCCCTTCAGGTGTGAGACTTGTGGCAAGAGCTTCAACCAGGAGGACACTCTGAAGGGCCATCAGCGGATACACACCGGGGAGCGTCCCTTCAGCTGCGAGACCTGCAGCAAGTGTTTCATCCAGAAGAGTGCCTTGAAGATGCACCAGAAGACTTCCCACTCAGGCTCCAGGGAGAGGTCTCTGGCCTGCGTGGCGTGCGGCACCGCAGTGACCTGTGTGGACTCACTGCGCAAACACCTCCAGACCCACGCAGCGACCATCCCCTGTACGTGTGTGATCTGCGGCCGGCAGTTCAGCTCCATCACAGACCTGCGCTTGCACCAGCAGCACCACACCGTGGACTGGCCGCACAGCTGCGGGCTCTGCGGTAAGAGCTTCAAGTCGTCCAGCTACCTGAAGATTCACCTGAAGACGCATAGCGGGGAGAAGCCCTTCTCCTGCGACACCTGCGGACGCATGTTCACACAGCACAGCAGCCTCAAATCCCATCGG GTTGTCCACACGGGAGAGAAGCCGTTCAGCTGCGACACATGTGGGAAGTGTTTCAGCAACACGGGAAACCTGAACAGACACCAGCGCATCCACACCGGGGAGAAGCCATTCAGCTGCGACACGTGCGGCCGCAGCTTCAACCAGGGAAACAGCCTGAAAGCACACCAGCAGATACACACCGGGGAGAAACAGTTCATGTGCGACAAGTGCGGGAAGAGTTTCTCCTATCTGAGGAACCTGAAGGACCACAAGTGTTTCTACGTCTAA
- the si:dkey-182i3.11 gene encoding LOW QUALITY PROTEIN: leucine-rich repeat-containing protein 15 (The sequence of the model RefSeq protein was modified relative to this genomic sequence to represent the inferred CDS: inserted 1 base in 1 codon) gives MMLAAMILASLSLWVWASDLCPPVCQCLHNLTFIMCQDQGLDQIPDLPESTEKLYVSYNNIQEVPRHGLEKLQVLDLTMNQINFILNQVWPSMTKLSKLFLRNNNLRFLKSDQFPNCPILTVLDLSQNQIKHIPTGFFRGLAQLETLNVEFNQIQRLQVGALEGAFHLTDLNLRHNNVSNIEEGVFKNPAVLEKLDLSSNRITSIREGTFRGATVLQHLDLSGNMLSSLSEGSLRGLTMLNQLHLSRNLIDSLPSKVFNDLTSLEILDLYSNRLTSLPLDVFSNLKNLTELQLESNRISAIPVGVFDSLSKLKELQLSNNCIXELHPALFNKLKSLQNLDLENNTLRHLPKGLFHKKRVLKEIHLDDNHIRSLHHSVFHSLTRLNTLKLSRNHLTSLHPDQFRDLISLKELNLDANHIGHLSASLFLNLTNLLILNLDHNSISELSPDDFVGLTCLKELGLSFNQLHDIPHNTFYPLHLLRKLQLKNNSLESLHPQLFTQLSKLTELNLDGNKLDRLQPDVFQGLAKLQKLSLKSNQLRAVENGTLGPLGNLRAVNLSGNLWDCTCAPVLYISRWVNTHSDKLGDRPFCFFSSSSSPLTKDTPLSQAAQSPPLLQDQCIPKAASGSSLSFPLEMLKLITISLLALGIP, from the exons ATGATGCTGGCAGCCATGATTCTGGCCTCTCTGAGCCTCTGGGTGTGGGCGTCTGACCTCTGCCCCCCTGTCTGCCAATGTCTCCACAACCTGACCTTCATCATGTGTCAGGACCAAGGCCTGGACCAGATACCTGATCTGccagagagcacagagaagCTGTACGTCTCTTACAACAACATACAGGAAGTACCCAGACATGGGCTGGAGAAGCTGCAG GTCCTGGATCTGACTATGAATCAGATCAATTTCATCCTAAACCAAGTTTGGCCCAGCATGACGAAGCTGTCTAAGCTCTTCCTACGCAACAATAACCTGAGGTTTCTGAAATCGGATCAGTTCCCAAATTGCCCCATTCTTACCGTACTTGACCTGAGTCAGAACCAGATCAAACATATACCGACCGGATTCTTCCGTGGATTAGCTCAACTGGAGACGCTGAATGTGGAATTCAACCAGATTCAAAGGTTACAGGTCGGGGCATTGGAAGGAGCCTTCCACCTAACTGACCTCAACCTACGCCATAACAATGTGTCCAACATAGAGGAAGGTGTGTTCAAAAACCCTGCTGTGTTAGAAAAGCTTGATCTGTCTAGTAACAGAATTACAAGTATTAGAGAGGGCACCTTTAGAGGAGCGACAGTTCTCCAACATCTGGACCTGAGTGGCAACATGCTGAGCTCTCTGTCTGAGGGATCGCTGAGAGGCCTGACCATGCTGAATCAGCTGCACCTCAGTCGCAACCTCATAGATTCTCTTCCCTCTAAAGTCTTCAACGACCTGACAAGCCTAGAGATACTTGATTTGTATAGTAACAGACTAACATCTCTTCCTCTTGACGTATTCAGTAACCTGAAAAACCTCACAGAACTGCAGCTGGAGAGCAATCGGATCTCTGCCATACCAGTTGGGGTTTTTGATTCTTTGTCAAAACTCAAAGAGTTACAGCTTTCAAATAACTGCA CGGAGCTCCACCCTGCTCTGTTCAACAAGCTCAAATCACTGCAGAACCTGGACTTGGAGAACAACACTCTGAGGCACCTTCCCAAAGGCCTTTTCCACAAGAAAAGGGTCCTCAAGGAGATACACCTCGATGACAACCACATCAGGTCTCTACATCACTCAGTCTTTCACAGTTtaacaagactaaatacactgAAGCTCTCTCGAAACCATCTCACCTCTCTACACCCAGACCAGTTCAGAGACCTTATCAGTTTAAAAGAGTTAAATCTAGATGCCAACCACATTGGACACCTTTCTGCAAGCCTGTTCCTGAATCTGACCAACCTTTTAATCCTGAATCTGGACCATAACAGTATCTCAGAGCTTTCTCCTGATGACTTTGTAGGGTTGACATGCCTTAAGGAGCTCGGGTTGAGCTTCAATCAGCTCCATGACATCCCGCATAACACCTTCTATCCCCTCCACCTTCTCCGAAAGCTTCAGCTAAAGAACAACAGCCTGGAGAGTTTACACCCTCAGCTCTTTACCCAACTTTCGAAACTAACGGAACTCAACTTGGATGGAAACAAGCTGGACCGCCTGCAGCCTGATGTATTTCAAGGACTTGCAAAGCTCCAGAAGTTGAGTTTGAAGTCCAACCAGCTCCGAGCAGTGGAGAATGGGACTTTGGGGCCTTTGGGAAACCTAAGAGCTGTTAATCTGTCAGGTAACCTGTGGGACTGCACCTGTGCACCTGTTCTCTACATCAGCCGCTGGGTCAACACGCACAGTGATAAGCTCGGGGACCGGCCCTTttgcttcttctcctcttcttcctcaccccTAACTAAGGATACACCACTTTCTCAGGCAGCTCAGTCTCCCCCTCTGTTACAAGATCAATGCATTCCAAAGGCTGCAAGTGGCTcatctctttcatttcctctaGAAATGCTGAAGCTGATCACAATATCTCTCCTAGCTCTCGGCATACCGTGA
- the LOC134880229 gene encoding gastrula zinc finger protein XlCGF26.1-like isoform X2: MEELTEEVMEELTEESGIEKEDRRAQNNGEAGEPVQSQRSRRKRRRGSSRDAGVQRSPIIHLWKGRTYEDSVQPVIIKEEGLEALADQASSDSGQYREDPGQDNDDDPDYQMEPDDPDDGDPGLTTRPKRVVKPKSLRGRVRKESQNQQPLSCKFCRKTFTKLLHLKAHQVVHGTSTEKPFRCSQCGRGFSFQRSLNAHILLHTGERPHTCDVCGKGFTLKQLLRNHQRLHAEVRPFRCEQCGKSFYRAHGLKMHQMVHTGERAYDCQYCSKSFTIQGNLQRHLRIHTGEKPFRCETCGKSFNQEDTLKGHQRIHTGERPFSCETCSKCFIQKSALKMHQKTSHSGSRERSLACVACGTAVTCVDSLRKHLQTHAATIPCTCVICGRQFSSITDLRLHQQHHTVDWPHSCGLCGKSFKSSSYLKIHLKTHSGEKPFSCDTCGRMFTQHSSLKSHRVVHTGEKPFSCDTCGKCFSNTGNLNRHQRIHTGEKPFSCDTCGRSFNQGNSLKAHQQIHTGEKQFMCDKCGKSFSYLRNLKDHKCFYV; the protein is encoded by the exons ATGGAGGAGCTGAcggaggaggtgatggaggagcTGACGGAGGAAAGCGGCATAGAGAAGGAGGACAGGAGGGCTCAGAATAACGGAGAGGCAGGAGAACCTGTGCAGAGCCAGCGCTCGAGGAGGAAGCGTCGCAGAG GTTCTAGCAGAGATGCTGGAGTGCAGAGGTCCCCTATAATCCACCTGTGGAAAGGCAGAACATATGAG GACAGTGTCCAACCGGTGATAATAAAGGAGGAAGGCTTGGAGGCATTGGCGGACCAGGCGTCCTCTGACTCCGGTCAGTACAGAGAAGATCCGGGCCAGGACAACGACGACGACCCAGACTACCAG ATGGAGCCAGATGATCCAGATGACGGTGACCCGGGATTAACTACCAGACCTAAACGTGTTGTTAAGCCAAAGTCCCTTCGAGGTAGAGTGAGGAAGGAGAGTCAGAACCAGCAGCCTTTGAGCTGCAAATTCTGCAGGAAGACATTCACCAAACTGCTGCACCTGAAGGCTCACCAGGTCGTCCACGGGACCAGCACTGAGAAGCCTTTCCGCTGCTCTCAGTGCGGCAGAGGCTTCTCATTCCAGCGCAGCCTCAACGCTCACATTCTGCTTCATACAG GTGAGAGACCCCACACCTGTGATGTTTGTGGGAAGGGCTTCACTCTCAAGCAGCTGCTGAGGAACCACCAGCGCCTGCACGCCGAGGTCCGGCCGTTTCGCTGCGAGCAGTGCGGTAAGAGCTTCTACCGAGCCCACGGCCTAAAGATGCATCAGATGGTCCACACGGGGGAGCGGGCCTACGACTGCCAGTACTGCAGCAAGAGCTTCACCATACAGGGAAACCTGCAGCGCCACCTGCGCATTCACACCGGGGAGAAGCCCTTCAGGTGTGAGACTTGTGGCAAGAGCTTCAACCAGGAGGACACTCTGAAGGGCCATCAGCGGATACACACCGGGGAGCGTCCCTTCAGCTGCGAGACCTGCAGCAAGTGTTTCATCCAGAAGAGTGCCTTGAAGATGCACCAGAAGACTTCCCACTCAGGCTCCAGGGAGAGGTCTCTGGCCTGCGTGGCGTGCGGCACCGCAGTGACCTGTGTGGACTCACTGCGCAAACACCTCCAGACCCACGCAGCGACCATCCCCTGTACGTGTGTGATCTGCGGCCGGCAGTTCAGCTCCATCACAGACCTGCGCTTGCACCAGCAGCACCACACCGTGGACTGGCCGCACAGCTGCGGGCTCTGCGGTAAGAGCTTCAAGTCGTCCAGCTACCTGAAGATTCACCTGAAGACGCATAGCGGGGAGAAGCCCTTCTCCTGCGACACCTGCGGACGCATGTTCACACAGCACAGCAGCCTCAAATCCCATCGG GTTGTCCACACGGGAGAGAAGCCGTTCAGCTGCGACACATGTGGGAAGTGTTTCAGCAACACGGGAAACCTGAACAGACACCAGCGCATCCACACCGGGGAGAAGCCATTCAGCTGCGACACGTGCGGCCGCAGCTTCAACCAGGGAAACAGCCTGAAAGCACACCAGCAGATACACACCGGGGAGAAACAGTTCATGTGCGACAAGTGCGGGAAGAGTTTCTCCTATCTGAGGAACCTGAAGGACCACAAGTGTTTCTACGTCTAA
- the LOC134880228 gene encoding gastrula zinc finger protein XlCGF26.1-like, producing MSENLVFYSEIKSILETVIRTAVDIGNSKDKTSTKEATMRREPDFDSVVEMLAREATRKIEAVFSQLSSTLHNENQTLEARVGWLQSELKTTTENFENARMWREHVLNGSPVLFEQSGLIYTLKPSGKLKTQMDKSTREGTETGHDDTTEGSSTTHTAESKTPEIQNTQEAGVRGKGKQFVCGVCNKSFSRQFHLMKHMNTHKEQRPFSCDQCPRKFRNTETFEYHLLRHEERKYATLKCPLCEKTFKTKMHLKTHQLVHTDTRPFTCSTCGKAFKTKHSLQAHQIVHSVEKPHKCSECGEGFRYAFTLQCHSSIHTGEHPFKCMVCGKAFIKRRSLSAHQRGHRGKMFTCETCGAGFTLQHNLRRHVRIHTGEKPFKCKVCGKSFIQDNRLKSHMLLHGASKSFMCDLCGKTFLYNCQLQKHQRATHDERHGQVVRRRTRERGNRRVIYRRDRSTVDVTPFSCKTCRKGFDSAGSLRRHEQIHTGQMQYTCDTCGKSFFYKATYDYHQRIHTGERPFGCDVCGKRFIIPQALKSHKLQHSGEKPHKCEQCGKAFRIYTNLLRHMRVHTGEKPYECEVCGVRFRQLGHVKFHMQVHTGERPYSCSSCGLGFSDSRLLKRHNCSEKLQKSLGNTLSTS from the exons atgtcagAGAATTTGGTGTTTTATTCCGAAATAAAGTCCATCCTGGAGACAGTTATTAGGACCGCTGTTGATATTGGAAATTCGAAAGATAAAACATCCACGAAAGAGGCTACAATGAGACGTGAG CCAGATTTTGACAGCGTTGTGGAAATGTTAGCACGGGAAGCAACGAGAAAGATCGAAGCCGTTTTTTCCCAACTGTCCTCAACGCTGCACAACGAGAACCAGACCCTGGAGGCCAGAGTGGGGTGGCTGCAGAGCGAGCTGAAGACCACCACGGAGAACTTTGAGAACGCCAGGATGTGGAGAGAACACGTCCTGAACGGCAGCCCTGTCCTGTTCGAGCAGAGCGGCCTCATCTACACCCTGAAGCCTTCTGGGAAGTTGAAAACTCAGATGGATAAATCGACCAGGGAAGGCACAGAGACTGGACATGATG ACACTACAGAGGGTTCTTCCACAACCCACACGGCAGAATCAAAAACCCCTGAGATCCAGAACACACAGGAAGCTGGAGTGAGGGGGAAAGGGAAGCAGTTTGTATGTGGCGTCTGTAACAAGAGCTTCAGCCGGCAGTTCCATCTGATGAAGCACATGAACACTCACAAGGAGCAGAGGCCTTTCTCCTGCGACCAGTGCCCCAGGAAGTTCAGGAATACGGAGACGTTCGAGTACCACCTGCTGCGGCACGAGGAGAGGAAGTATGCAACCCTGAAGTGCCCGCTCTGTGAGAAGACGTTCAAAACTAAAATGCACCTGAAGACTCACCAGCTGGTGCACACGGACACAAGGCCGTTCACCTGCTCCACCTGCGGGAAGGCCTTCAAAACCAAACACAGCCTGCAGGCTCACCAGATCGTACACTCTGTGGAGAAGCCGCACAAATGCTCCGAGTGCGGGGAGGGCTTCAGGTACGCCTTCACGCTGCAGTGCCATAGCAGTATTCACACTGGGGAGCATCCCTTCAAATGCATGGTGTGTGGCAAAGCTTTCATAAAGAGGAGGTCCCTCAGTGCACACCAGCGGGGCCACCGGGGGAAAATGTTCACATGTGAGACGTGTGGAGCGGGATTCACTCTGCAGCACAACCTGAGAAGACACGTCCGTATTCACACCGGAGAGAAACCGTTCAAATGTAAAGTCTGCGGGAAGAGCTTCATTCAGGACAACAGGCTCAAATCACACATGCTTCTTCATGGTGCCTCCAAGTCCTTCATGTGTGACCTGTGTGGGAAGACTTTTCTGTACAACTGCCAGCTACAGAAACACCAGAGAGCGACTCACGATGAAAGGCACGGGCAGGTCGTCAGGAGGCGAACTCGAGAGCGGGGGAACCGCAGAGTAATCTACCGACGGGACAGATCCACGGTGGACGTGACGCCGTTCAGCTGCAAGACCTGCCGCAAGGGCTTCGACTCGGCCGGCTCACTGAGGAGACACGAGCAGATTCACACCGGGCAGATGCAGTACACATGCGACACATGCGGAAAGTCCTTTTTCTACAAAGCTACGTACGACTACCATCAGCGGATCCATACAGGAGAACGACCGTTCGGTTGTGACGTGTGCGGGAAGAGGTTCATCATCCCTCAGGCTCTCAAGTCCCACAAACTGCAGCACTCCGGAGAGAAACCTCACAAATGCGAGCAGTGTGGCAAGGCCTTCAGGATCTACACCAACCTGCTGAGACACATGAGGGTCCACACGGGGGAGAAGCCCTACGAGTGTGAAGTTTGCGGGGTGAGGTTCAGGCAACTGGGACACGTGAAGTTTCACATGCAGGTCCACACCGGAGAGAGGCCGtactcctgcagcagctgtggaCTCGGGTTTTCAGATTCACGGCTGCTAAAGAGACACAACTGTTCTGAGAAACTCCAGAAAAGTTTAGGGAACACGCTTTCTACGTCCTAA